The Solanum lycopersicum chromosome 9, SLM_r2.1 genome window below encodes:
- the LOC101251025 gene encoding uncharacterized protein — protein MRAFSLNKSSLSKARKYIAQHTCCVRERVYARRQGITDVVAVLIMENFIDPSEVYTPKDVADDMLKLHGVVLTYIQAWRAKEKAVKLVRGDPAESYARLPCYFYILEQPYPGSVLKIKRNEGLYAFFALESCIMGWEYCRPIVVVDGAALKCAYGDTMLTASTLDPGGHILPLAYAIVDSENDASWTWFFEQFKEAYGVRKNMYFMSDRIESIWKETTNVYPESEHYACIWHLSVNGLKNFNRNTEDLKILFFSLAKAYTKQQFETIMGRIEQINTRIRPYLFDIGYSKWSRAYSNCKNTWTLTSNIAESLNNVNRLARRLPVISLLEFMRVTIQRWIHKHNEEADKTTSNLTKKYDVYLQKSITLSCNMRVIPSTVDLRVVAEIAKKYIVNLNTRMCSCGKFQHYEIPCGHAIAILRYRKLHEADFCSAFYSLKNFKDAYVIPVEPIPCESTWDIPSYISDHKMMLPGPKRAAERPKFEQWKGFADVKFKRTKSTCSRCHQDNWCPPFLLATVPVTSLSLIAPLILHNAKVM, from the exons ATGAGGGCATTTAGTTTGAATAAATCGAGTTTATCCAAAGCTAGGAAGTATATTGCTCAGCACACATGTTGTGTTAGAGAAAGAGTTTATGCCAGACGTCAAGGGATAACTGACGTTGTAGCTGTCTTAATAATGGAGAATTTTATTGATCCATCTGAGGTATATACTCCAAAAGATGTAGCTGATGATATGTTGAAATTGCATGGTGTTGTGTTGACATACATACAGGCATGGAGAGCTAAAGAAAAAGCAGTAAAGTTGGTGCGAGGAGATCCAGCAGAATCTTATGCAAGATTACCTT gttatttttacattttggaGCAACCATATCCAGGAtctgttttgaaaataaaaaggaatgaaGGTTTATATGCATTTTTTGCTTTAGAATCTTGTATTATGGGCTGGGAATATTGTAGGCCAATTGTAGTTGTTGATGGTGCTGCATTAAAATGTGCATATGGTGATACAATGTTAACTGCAAGCACATTGGATCCGGGAG GTCATATACTTCCGTTGGCGTATGCGATAGTAGATTCTGAAAATGATGCTTCATGGACATGGTTCTTTGAGCAATTTAAAGAAGCATATGGAGTtagaaaaaatatgtattttatgtcAGACAGAATTGAAAGCATATGGAAAGAGACAACAAATGTATATCCTGAATCAGAACATTATGCATGCATATGGCATTTATCAGTCAATGGGTTGAAGAATTTCAATAGAAATACTGAAGATTTGAAGATTTTGTTCTTTTCATTGGCAAAAGCTTATACAAAACAACAGTTTGAGACAATTATGGGAAGAATAGAACAGATAAATACGCGAATACGACCATACTTGTTTGATATTGGTTATAGCAAATGGTCAAGAGCTTACTCGAATTGTAAGAACACATGGACCTTGACTTCAAACATCGCGGAGTCATTGAATAATGTTAACAGATTAGCACGGAGGTTACCGGTGATTTCACTTCTTGAGTTTATGAGGGTAACAATTCAGAGGTGGATTCACAAGCATAATGAGGAGGCTGATAAGACTACATCTAATctgacaaaaaaatatgatgtttatCTACAGAAAAGTATTACATTGTCATGCAATATGAGG GTGATACCTTCAACTGTTGATCTGCGTGTTGTAGCTGAAATAGCAAAGAAATACATAGTAAATTTGAACACAAGGATGTGTAGTTGCGGAAAATTTCAACATTATGAGATACCGTGTGGTCATGCAATTGCTATTCTCCGGTACAGGAAGTTACATGAAGCAGATTTTTGTTCCGCTTTTTATAGTCTCAAGAATTTCAAAGATGCTTATGTCATTCCTGTTGAGCCTATCCCGTGCGAGAGTACATGGGATATACCAAGTTATATTTCAGATCATAAAATGATGTTGCCAGGTCCAAAAAGAGCAGCAGAAAGACCCAAATTTGAACAGTGGAAGGGGTTCGCAGATGTGAAATTCAAAAGGACAAAAAGCACATGCAGTAGATGCCATCAG GATAATTGGTGTCCACCCTTCTTGCTAGCAACTGTTCCTGTAACTTCACTTTCACTTATTGCGCCTTTGATTTTGCATAATGCCAAAGTAATGTAG